The Aphis gossypii isolate Hap1 chromosome 3, ASM2018417v2, whole genome shotgun sequence genome includes a region encoding these proteins:
- the LOC114122985 gene encoding ras-specific guanine nucleotide-releasing factor 1-like isoform X1, translating to MLSPKMQRCVRVVDNQLLMLSDRARTDSTLTGNLHKKASDSGRWKNRYFVLYQNILFYYDYESCNKPSGVILLEGSYCSKLDFSSGTSKVTGKIHPENEHCFVISYNHPQMRQYEFRASSDTACKTWVNALKQASFNKLLLQKEELEQRHLHLLQVVESEMTAKWQYAQQVDESASEIKKLRAEVLTLKKELRPLTSYGGSSTGSFDGGTTGSYSRRQSKDSFIFSDPTTFNVQDSIEMRKIKKVQSFFRGWLCRRRWKQIVEQYIKSPHAESMRKRNSLVFRMVEAEEEYVSQLEVLVTCFLRPLRMAASSKKPPCSHEDISSIFLNSETVLFLHQIFYKGLTTRMENWPTLILSDLFDILLPMLTIYQEYVRNHHYSLQVLTECKQNPAFVNLLERLENKPACHARSLENFLIVPMHQIPRYIITLHEILAHTPHDHVERKSLQTACQKLEDLSRQIHDEVSETENLRKNLSIERMIIEGCDILLDVNQIFVRQGTLVQMPIARKKSRIPHFKTEKEAIRQCFLFTNHMIITTRTTSGKLHLAPEVGKISLADCRLIEDPNDKEDDNNNPGELEIPDGNNEADDSAGTSHSSDVENSDCEGLKCSSSPSPSPSPKPQNYDFQLCVDCKSSTPIAVHLYAPSLQEKTAWVSDISQCIENLRFDAMLRNSMSDTSSVTMPNSMRDPKLFKDDKDIKFSKYYNSCRIPRIHHATKEKLISRLVDLRFLSIDFLNTFLLTYRVFTDGVTILEALKKVFYNNEVDAYENIGQPMNNTSLDRSELHNNHHLTTGDRDRRPSVISSNRKNSAASSVSGYGSEVSDRDRSSSVDYCPRGRKYSFRKLEEEERKNKVKMSEEYSSTTSLYQQPSPGRKVSILIEDTGDNCHLAPPSMVKATSSSSNETLTGDNQPTVVATSPCSNNSSSTLVAATSNCEKSINDNKISSFPKVSTPERKIQSPSKGFPIHHGHAIKFGSIISDAAKELVEKFHSEKHFSTPQPRRRSWFNHDCTPNIRKKSVGLCEDDMGGTDENGWLSNLHSASSSRSASLANSSIAQYFSRRKSFACAGDADGCYSGNISQRASMQHDSPPLSSRVGVVITSSRQSKRRTGRPEFWSSTSTAAAAFAIATSASSNPRELSPLHDQRCCSVERKRKESVMSTAATMRVLNVLKHWISKHPQDFENELRLKNMTIDFLEDILFSPNLLPAEHKIAGQLLRLLTMDETRKPTVDLNLLLTPSQIPSSENIDTLSALEIAEQMTYIDHQIFIRIQSQEFFGRAWMKDDKNIKAPHIILMTKRFNELSQLVASEIMRKNNVAARVITIEKWAAVADISRCLHNFNGVLQICSAFTNSSVFRLKKTWEKVSKATKLSVQKLQIIVSSDGRFRNLREALHRCDPPCIPYLGMYLSDLSFLEEGTPSLADDGLLNFSKLRMIAHVVQEIRRFQQTPYKIDFHPRVANYLLDTSLLMNEDELYTRSLEIEPRPSRLSITTLSNSPHHGSSSQ from the exons aatATACTGTTCTATTACGACTATGAAAGCTGTAATAAGCCGTCTGGAGTAATACTGTTGGAGGGCAGTTACTGCTCGAAATTAGATTTTTCTAGCGGTACGTCGAAAGTCACTGGGAAAATTCACCCGGAAAATGAg CACTGTTTTGTCATTTCATACAACCATCCTCAAATGCGGCAGTACGAGTTCCGTGCTTCGTCAGATACGGCTTGCAAGACTTGGGTGAACGCTTTGAAGCAAGCCAG tttcaataaattgCTGCTACAAAAAGAAGAGCTCGAACAACGGCACTTGCATTTGCTCCAGGTCGTCGAGAGTGAAATGACTGCAAAATGGCAATACGCCCAACAGGTCGATGAATCGGCTTCAGAAATCAAGAAACTACGCGcagaa gtgTTAACATTAAAGAAGGAGCTGCGACCGTTAACATCGTATGGAGGGTCGAGCACTGGATCATTCGACGGTGGGACGACGGGCTCGTACTCGCGAAGACAATCTAAAGACAGCTTTATATTCTCGGACCCAACTACTTTCAACGTCCAGGACTCGATCGAAATGCGTAAGATCAAAAAAGTGCAGAGTTTCTTCAGAGGATGGTTGTGCAGAAGACGATGGAAACAAATCGTCGAACAGTACATCAAAAGTCCTCACGCCGAGAGTATGCGCAAAAGAAACAG CCTGGTTTTTCGCATGGTCGAAGCCGAGGAAGAGTACGTGAGCCAGTTGGAAGTGCTGGTCACGTGTTTCCTGCGCCCTTTGCGGATGGCAGCCAGCTCAAAAAAGCCACCGTGCTCTCACGAAGACATAAGTTCGATATTCCTGAATAGCGAGACGGTACTGTTTCTTCACCAGATATTCTACAAGGGGCTAACAACCAGAATGGAAAATTGGCCCACTTTAATCCTAA gtgaTCTCTTTGACATACTACTGCCCATGCTGACAATCTACCAGGAATATGTAAGAAATCATCATTACAGTTTACAAGTTTTGACCGAATGCAAACAAAACCCTGCATTTGTTAACCTTTTGGAACGATTGGAAAATAAACCAGCATGTCATGCACGATCATTAGAAAACTTCCTAATAGTACCAATGCATCAG ATTCCTAGATACATAATAACTCTTCATGAGATATTAGCACATACACCTCATGATCACGTGGAAAGAAAAAGTTTGCAAACAGCATGTCAAAAACTAGAAGACTTGAGCAGACAAATTCATGACGAAGTTAGCGAAACTGAAAATTTACGAAAAAACCTTTCCATCGAACGAATGATTATAGAAGGCTGTGATATTCTACTGGACGTCAATCAAATATTTGTCAGACAGGGTACTCTGGTACAAATGCCAATAGCTAGAAAAAAGAGCAGGATACCTCATTTCAAAACTGAAAAAGAAGCAATAAGACAATGCTTTCTATTTACAAACCATATGATAATTACAACTAG aacAACTAGTGGAAAATTACATTTGGCTCCCGAAGTCGGAAAAATATCTTTAGCGGATTGTCGTTTAATAGAGGACCCTAATGATAAAGaggacgataataataatccagGAGAATTAGAAATTCCTGATGGAAACAACGAAG ctGACGATTCAGCGGGAACAAGTCATTCGAGTGATGTTGAGAATAGCGATTGTGAAGGCTTGAAATGTTCATCTAGCCCAAGTCCAAGTCCAAGTCCAAAACcacaaaattatgattttcaacTTTGTGTTGATTGCAAATCGTCTACGCCTATTGCGGTTCATTTGTATGCACCTTCTTTACAAGAAAAAACCGCGTGGGTCAGTGATATTAGTCAA TGTATTGAAAACTTAAGATTTGACGCGATGCTTCGAAACTCAATGTCAGATACATCTTCTGTGACAATGCCGAATTCAATGCGTGATCCAAAGCTTTTTAAAGATGACAAggatataaaatttagtaaatactataattcttGTAGG ATTCCGCGTATTCACCATGCtacaaaagaaaaacttatatCTAGACTCGTGGATTTGAGATTTTTATCAATAGATTTTCTAAATACATTTCTTCTTACGTATAGAGTTTTTACTGATGGAGTTACTATCTTGGAAGCGTTAAAAAAGGTGTTTTATAACAATGAAGTTGACGCTTATGAAAATATCGGTCAACCTATGAATAACac ATCATTAGATCGAAGTGAATTACACAACAATCATCATCTCACCACAGGGGATAGAGACAGAAGACCCAGTGTTATTTCATCGAACCGAAAGAATAGTGCCGCCAGTTCTGTATCCG GTTACGGATCAGAGGTCAGTGATCGAGATAGAAGTTCCAGTGTAGATTATTGTCCACGAGGAAGAAAATACAGTTttcgaaaat TGGAAGaagaagaaagaaaaaataaagtaaaaatgtccGAAGAATACAGTTCAACGACTAGTTTATACCAGCAACCTTCACCAGGACGAAAAGTCAGCATACTAATTGAAGACACAGGTGACAATTGTCATTTAGCCCCTCCTTCTATGGTTAAAGCAACTTCATCATCTAGTAATGAGACTCTGACTGGAG ataaccAACCAACAGTAGTTGCAACATCTCCATGTAGCAATAATAGTAGTTCAACCTTAGTAGCTGCGACTTCTAACTGTGAGAAAAGTattaatgacaataaaatCAGTAGTTTTCCAAAAGTATCTACACCAGAACGTAAAATACAATCACCTTCAAAAGGTTTCCCTATTCACCATGGACATGCGATCAAATTTGGGTCCATAATATCAGATGCAGCTAAAGAACTCGtagaaaa attccaTTCAGAAAAGCATTTTTCCACCCCACAACCACGTAGAAGAAGTTGGTTCAACCACGATTGTACTCCGAATATAAGGAAAAAGAGTGTTGGACTTTGTGAGGACGATATGGGCGGCACTGATGAAAACGGATGGCTCAGTAACTTGCATAGTGCGTCTTCGTCGAGATCAGCTTCACTAGCAAATTCTAGCATTGCACAG TATTTCTCTAGAAGAAAATCATTTGCATGCGCTGGTGATGCTGATGGCTGTTACAGTGGAAACATATCACAGAGAGCTAGCATGCAACATGATAGCCCTCCACTGTCTAGTCGAGTTGGTGTTGTAATAACGTCATCGAGACAATCAAAAAGAag AACTGGAAGGCCGGAGTTTTG GAGCAGCACGTCTACTGCTGCTGCAGCGTTTGCTATTGCAACGTCAGCTTCAAGTAATCCTCGAGAACTCTCTCCATTGCATGATCAAAGATGTTGTTCAGTAGAACGAAAAAGAAAAGAGTCTGTAATGTCCACAGCAGCTACGATGAGGGTGTTAAATGTCTTAAAACATTGGATATCAAAACACCCACAA gaCTTTGAAAATGAATTACGCCTTAAGAACATGACTATAGACTTTTTGGAAGATATACTCTTCAGTCCTAATCTTTTACCAGCTGAGCACAAAATAGCTGGTCAATTACTTAGATTACTCACAATGGATGAAACAAGAAAACCGACTGTTGATCTAAACTTACTGTTGACTCCGTCtcag ATTCCTAGttctgaaaatattgacaCATTGTCTGCATTAGAAATTGCTGAACAAATGACTTATATTgatcatcaaatatttataagaatccAAAGCCA GGAATTTTTCGGACGTGCTTGGATGAAGGatgacaaaaatatcaaagcACCTCACATTATTCTAATGACCAAGAGATTCAACGAATTGTCACAGCTGGTCGCTTCGGAAATAATGCGTAAGAACAATGTGGCTGCAAGAGTGATAACAATAGAAAAGTGGGCCGCAGTAGCTGACATATCCAGATGTTTGCATAATTTTAACGGAGTCCTTCAAATATGTTCGGCTTTTACTAATAGTTCGGTGTTCAGATTAAAGAAAACGTGGGAGAAAGTTTCGAAAGCT acaaaACTGTCAGTACAAAAACTCCAGATAATCGTCTCATCTGATGGAAGATTCAGAAACCTTCGTGAAGCTCTGCACAGATGCGATCCACCATGTATTCCATACTTGGGGATGTACCTAAGTGATCTATCGTTTTTAGAAGAAGGGACGCCTAGTTTGGCCGACGACGGTCTattaaacttttcaaaattacgTATG ATCGCGCACGTGGTACAGGAAATCCGCCGGTTTCAGCAAACCCCGTACAAGATCGACTTCCACCCTAGGGTGGCCAACTACCTACTGGATACGTCGTTACTGATGAACGAGGACGAGCTGTACACCAGGTCACTGGAGATCGAACCCCGTCCATCTCGGCTCAGCATTACGACGCTGTCGAACTCGCCGCATCACGGCAGCAGCAGCCAATGA
- the LOC114122985 gene encoding ras-specific guanine nucleotide-releasing factor 2-like isoform X3: MLSPKMQRCVRVVDNQLLMLSDRARTDSTLTGNLHKKASDSGRWKNRYFVLYQNILFYYDYESCNKPSGVILLEGSYCSKLDFSSGTSKVTGKIHPENEHCFVISYNHPQMRQYEFRASSDTACKTWVNALKQASFNKLLLQKEELEQRHLHLLQVVESEMTAKWQYAQQVDESASEIKKLRAEKELRPLTSYGGSSTGSFDGGTTGSYSRRQSKDSFIFSDPTTFNVQDSIEMRKIKKVQSFFRGWLCRRRWKQIVEQYIKSPHAESMRKRNSLVFRMVEAEEEYVSQLEVLVTCFLRPLRMAASSKKPPCSHEDISSIFLNSETVLFLHQIFYKGLTTRMENWPTLILSDLFDILLPMLTIYQEYVRNHHYSLQVLTECKQNPAFVNLLERLENKPACHARSLENFLIVPMHQIPRYIITLHEILAHTPHDHVERKSLQTACQKLEDLSRQIHDEVSETENLRKNLSIERMIIEGCDILLDVNQIFVRQGTLVQMPIARKKSRIPHFKTEKEAIRQCFLFTNHMIITTRTTSGKLHLAPEVGKISLADCRLIEDPNDKEDDNNNPGELEIPDGNNEADDSAGTSHSSDVENSDCEGLKCSSSPSPSPSPKPQNYDFQLCVDCKSSTPIAVHLYAPSLQEKTAWVSDISQCIENLRFDAMLRNSMSDTSSVTMPNSMRDPKLFKDDKDIKFSKYYNSCRIPRIHHATKEKLISRLVDLRFLSIDFLNTFLLTYRVFTDGVTILEALKKVFYNNEVDAYENIGQPMNNTSLDRSELHNNHHLTTGDRDRRPSVISSNRKNSAASSVSGYGSEVSDRDRSSSVDYCPRGRKYSFRKLEEEERKNKVKMSEEYSSTTSLYQQPSPGRKVSILIEDTGDNCHLAPPSMVKATSSSSNETLTGDNQPTVVATSPCSNNSSSTLVAATSNCEKSINDNKISSFPKVSTPERKIQSPSKGFPIHHGHAIKFGSIISDAAKELVEKFHSEKHFSTPQPRRRSWFNHDCTPNIRKKSVGLCEDDMGGTDENGWLSNLHSASSSRSASLANSSIAQYFSRRKSFACAGDADGCYSGNISQRASMQHDSPPLSSRVGVVITSSRQSKRRTGRPEFWSSTSTAAAAFAIATSASSNPRELSPLHDQRCCSVERKRKESVMSTAATMRVLNVLKHWISKHPQDFENELRLKNMTIDFLEDILFSPNLLPAEHKIAGQLLRLLTMDETRKPTVDLNLLLTPSQIPSSENIDTLSALEIAEQMTYIDHQIFIRIQSQEFFGRAWMKDDKNIKAPHIILMTKRFNELSQLVASEIMRKNNVAARVITIEKWAAVADISRCLHNFNGVLQICSAFTNSSVFRLKKTWEKVSKATKLSVQKLQIIVSSDGRFRNLREALHRCDPPCIPYLGMYLSDLSFLEEGTPSLADDGLLNFSKLRMIAHVVQEIRRFQQTPYKIDFHPRVANYLLDTSLLMNEDELYTRSLEIEPRPSRLSITTLSNSPHHGSSSQ; encoded by the exons aatATACTGTTCTATTACGACTATGAAAGCTGTAATAAGCCGTCTGGAGTAATACTGTTGGAGGGCAGTTACTGCTCGAAATTAGATTTTTCTAGCGGTACGTCGAAAGTCACTGGGAAAATTCACCCGGAAAATGAg CACTGTTTTGTCATTTCATACAACCATCCTCAAATGCGGCAGTACGAGTTCCGTGCTTCGTCAGATACGGCTTGCAAGACTTGGGTGAACGCTTTGAAGCAAGCCAG tttcaataaattgCTGCTACAAAAAGAAGAGCTCGAACAACGGCACTTGCATTTGCTCCAGGTCGTCGAGAGTGAAATGACTGCAAAATGGCAATACGCCCAACAGGTCGATGAATCGGCTTCAGAAATCAAGAAACTACGCGcagaa AAGGAGCTGCGACCGTTAACATCGTATGGAGGGTCGAGCACTGGATCATTCGACGGTGGGACGACGGGCTCGTACTCGCGAAGACAATCTAAAGACAGCTTTATATTCTCGGACCCAACTACTTTCAACGTCCAGGACTCGATCGAAATGCGTAAGATCAAAAAAGTGCAGAGTTTCTTCAGAGGATGGTTGTGCAGAAGACGATGGAAACAAATCGTCGAACAGTACATCAAAAGTCCTCACGCCGAGAGTATGCGCAAAAGAAACAG CCTGGTTTTTCGCATGGTCGAAGCCGAGGAAGAGTACGTGAGCCAGTTGGAAGTGCTGGTCACGTGTTTCCTGCGCCCTTTGCGGATGGCAGCCAGCTCAAAAAAGCCACCGTGCTCTCACGAAGACATAAGTTCGATATTCCTGAATAGCGAGACGGTACTGTTTCTTCACCAGATATTCTACAAGGGGCTAACAACCAGAATGGAAAATTGGCCCACTTTAATCCTAA gtgaTCTCTTTGACATACTACTGCCCATGCTGACAATCTACCAGGAATATGTAAGAAATCATCATTACAGTTTACAAGTTTTGACCGAATGCAAACAAAACCCTGCATTTGTTAACCTTTTGGAACGATTGGAAAATAAACCAGCATGTCATGCACGATCATTAGAAAACTTCCTAATAGTACCAATGCATCAG ATTCCTAGATACATAATAACTCTTCATGAGATATTAGCACATACACCTCATGATCACGTGGAAAGAAAAAGTTTGCAAACAGCATGTCAAAAACTAGAAGACTTGAGCAGACAAATTCATGACGAAGTTAGCGAAACTGAAAATTTACGAAAAAACCTTTCCATCGAACGAATGATTATAGAAGGCTGTGATATTCTACTGGACGTCAATCAAATATTTGTCAGACAGGGTACTCTGGTACAAATGCCAATAGCTAGAAAAAAGAGCAGGATACCTCATTTCAAAACTGAAAAAGAAGCAATAAGACAATGCTTTCTATTTACAAACCATATGATAATTACAACTAG aacAACTAGTGGAAAATTACATTTGGCTCCCGAAGTCGGAAAAATATCTTTAGCGGATTGTCGTTTAATAGAGGACCCTAATGATAAAGaggacgataataataatccagGAGAATTAGAAATTCCTGATGGAAACAACGAAG ctGACGATTCAGCGGGAACAAGTCATTCGAGTGATGTTGAGAATAGCGATTGTGAAGGCTTGAAATGTTCATCTAGCCCAAGTCCAAGTCCAAGTCCAAAACcacaaaattatgattttcaacTTTGTGTTGATTGCAAATCGTCTACGCCTATTGCGGTTCATTTGTATGCACCTTCTTTACAAGAAAAAACCGCGTGGGTCAGTGATATTAGTCAA TGTATTGAAAACTTAAGATTTGACGCGATGCTTCGAAACTCAATGTCAGATACATCTTCTGTGACAATGCCGAATTCAATGCGTGATCCAAAGCTTTTTAAAGATGACAAggatataaaatttagtaaatactataattcttGTAGG ATTCCGCGTATTCACCATGCtacaaaagaaaaacttatatCTAGACTCGTGGATTTGAGATTTTTATCAATAGATTTTCTAAATACATTTCTTCTTACGTATAGAGTTTTTACTGATGGAGTTACTATCTTGGAAGCGTTAAAAAAGGTGTTTTATAACAATGAAGTTGACGCTTATGAAAATATCGGTCAACCTATGAATAACac ATCATTAGATCGAAGTGAATTACACAACAATCATCATCTCACCACAGGGGATAGAGACAGAAGACCCAGTGTTATTTCATCGAACCGAAAGAATAGTGCCGCCAGTTCTGTATCCG GTTACGGATCAGAGGTCAGTGATCGAGATAGAAGTTCCAGTGTAGATTATTGTCCACGAGGAAGAAAATACAGTTttcgaaaat TGGAAGaagaagaaagaaaaaataaagtaaaaatgtccGAAGAATACAGTTCAACGACTAGTTTATACCAGCAACCTTCACCAGGACGAAAAGTCAGCATACTAATTGAAGACACAGGTGACAATTGTCATTTAGCCCCTCCTTCTATGGTTAAAGCAACTTCATCATCTAGTAATGAGACTCTGACTGGAG ataaccAACCAACAGTAGTTGCAACATCTCCATGTAGCAATAATAGTAGTTCAACCTTAGTAGCTGCGACTTCTAACTGTGAGAAAAGTattaatgacaataaaatCAGTAGTTTTCCAAAAGTATCTACACCAGAACGTAAAATACAATCACCTTCAAAAGGTTTCCCTATTCACCATGGACATGCGATCAAATTTGGGTCCATAATATCAGATGCAGCTAAAGAACTCGtagaaaa attccaTTCAGAAAAGCATTTTTCCACCCCACAACCACGTAGAAGAAGTTGGTTCAACCACGATTGTACTCCGAATATAAGGAAAAAGAGTGTTGGACTTTGTGAGGACGATATGGGCGGCACTGATGAAAACGGATGGCTCAGTAACTTGCATAGTGCGTCTTCGTCGAGATCAGCTTCACTAGCAAATTCTAGCATTGCACAG TATTTCTCTAGAAGAAAATCATTTGCATGCGCTGGTGATGCTGATGGCTGTTACAGTGGAAACATATCACAGAGAGCTAGCATGCAACATGATAGCCCTCCACTGTCTAGTCGAGTTGGTGTTGTAATAACGTCATCGAGACAATCAAAAAGAag AACTGGAAGGCCGGAGTTTTG GAGCAGCACGTCTACTGCTGCTGCAGCGTTTGCTATTGCAACGTCAGCTTCAAGTAATCCTCGAGAACTCTCTCCATTGCATGATCAAAGATGTTGTTCAGTAGAACGAAAAAGAAAAGAGTCTGTAATGTCCACAGCAGCTACGATGAGGGTGTTAAATGTCTTAAAACATTGGATATCAAAACACCCACAA gaCTTTGAAAATGAATTACGCCTTAAGAACATGACTATAGACTTTTTGGAAGATATACTCTTCAGTCCTAATCTTTTACCAGCTGAGCACAAAATAGCTGGTCAATTACTTAGATTACTCACAATGGATGAAACAAGAAAACCGACTGTTGATCTAAACTTACTGTTGACTCCGTCtcag ATTCCTAGttctgaaaatattgacaCATTGTCTGCATTAGAAATTGCTGAACAAATGACTTATATTgatcatcaaatatttataagaatccAAAGCCA GGAATTTTTCGGACGTGCTTGGATGAAGGatgacaaaaatatcaaagcACCTCACATTATTCTAATGACCAAGAGATTCAACGAATTGTCACAGCTGGTCGCTTCGGAAATAATGCGTAAGAACAATGTGGCTGCAAGAGTGATAACAATAGAAAAGTGGGCCGCAGTAGCTGACATATCCAGATGTTTGCATAATTTTAACGGAGTCCTTCAAATATGTTCGGCTTTTACTAATAGTTCGGTGTTCAGATTAAAGAAAACGTGGGAGAAAGTTTCGAAAGCT acaaaACTGTCAGTACAAAAACTCCAGATAATCGTCTCATCTGATGGAAGATTCAGAAACCTTCGTGAAGCTCTGCACAGATGCGATCCACCATGTATTCCATACTTGGGGATGTACCTAAGTGATCTATCGTTTTTAGAAGAAGGGACGCCTAGTTTGGCCGACGACGGTCTattaaacttttcaaaattacgTATG ATCGCGCACGTGGTACAGGAAATCCGCCGGTTTCAGCAAACCCCGTACAAGATCGACTTCCACCCTAGGGTGGCCAACTACCTACTGGATACGTCGTTACTGATGAACGAGGACGAGCTGTACACCAGGTCACTGGAGATCGAACCCCGTCCATCTCGGCTCAGCATTACGACGCTGTCGAACTCGCCGCATCACGGCAGCAGCAGCCAATGA